agctccccagctggggagaggTGCCCCCGCGGCACCCCCCGACAAGAGAGAAGAGGTGTCTTGGGGCTCAGCCggccctctccctgtcccttctTGTGGCACAGGGCACCCGAAGGAGCCGCGAAAGTGCGGGTGACCCGTCTCCCATCGCTCCAAGTcctggagaaggagctgaggCGCCGCCGTGCCGTGAGTGTCTCTCTGGCCTGGGCTCTGTCCCCGAGCGAGCGCTGGTCCTGCAGCTGCCGAGCAGCAGAGGCacggctgctcagctcctcgcCCTCTTTCTCGCTTGGCCAGGGGAGGACATTCAGCGCCGGGAgcctggagaggctgctggagggcCAGGCCAAGGTGAGAGCGGCGGCCTTTTGGCCACCTCTGGCTGTGCCGCCGTGTGCGGCGAGCGGAGCGAGCTCGTGCGGGacagagggctggagggagggagggtgccGCGGTGCCACTCAGGGAGCGGAGAGGCTTGGGGAGCCCCCAGGAACGCCGGCACGTCCCGGCTGTTGGCGCTGGGAGGAAACCCGCCGCGCGGGGCAGAGAGCCCGGGAGAGCGGAGGGTCCCGGCTCTGCCGCGCGCGGGCTGCCGGTGCCGGGGGGCAGCTGGCTGGTGGCCCTttctgctgtggggctgccctcTAAGCACAGCCTGCTTCTTGCAGGCCGATCGCAAGCAAGGGCTCGCGCCGGTCCCGTCCGGCGACGCGGGGGCACGCTGCCGCTCAGCAGGTGAGTATTGGAAAGCAAGGCCAGCTCCTGCAACCGACCGGCTGAGCTGTGCTCACTTGTCCCTTGAGTGTCGCCATGCAGGTGCGGTAGCCCGAGGGAGGACGTCGGCGGGAGGAGCAAGGACACCCGCTGGGCAGCGGCCGCTGGATGTGGTTctgcggggacagggagcctctgctgctgctgctgctgctgctgctgccccggggctTGGCAGGGCGAGGGCTGGGCCGGGCTGTCCCGGTGGCACGCCGGCTCTCGGGAGCCTCCGAGCGAGCCAGAGCCGCGGTTCCGGCCGCTGGctccctgccccccctgccGCACCGCTCAGCGCTGcgctgcagggcagggcagggcagggcaggctccGGGAGCGCTGGCCTGGCGGTCTCCATTGAGGGGCTCgtgctctcttttcctttgcagcaggagggagcagctgcagcagcaggaacaggaggaggacacggctgccctggccctttGCTCTGCGGCGCAGCCCGGCCGCTGCCCAGGCGCCAGGGCAGgcgggctgcggctgcagcaGGGCGCTCTTtggccagcccctggcagccgTCTGCGGGGAGGAGGGCACGCTGCCCCGGCCCATCCAGGTAAGGCAGCCTGGAcagggggtccccagccctccaGGTGCTCCGTAGAGGCTGTGGGTGTCCCCGGGAGCTGCGGGGAGGAGGGCCTGGGCACTTCAGCCCCAGCAAGGAGCCAGGTCTGGGGCAGCGCTCTGGCCGGCGCTGTTGGAAGGCAGCTCCGCAGGCAAGCAAGcgtcctcctgcctctcctgcaggagctgctggctgtcctgcagcaggaagggcCATCGACGGAGGGGATATTCCGCCAAGCTGCCAGCGTGACAGCGCTTCGGGAGCTGCGGGAGGCCCTGGACCGCGGTGCAGAGGTGGAGCTGGGAAGGCAGCCGGCGCTGCTGCTGGCTATCCTCTTGAAGGTGAGCGCTTGGGAGCTGCCGCCGGAGGAGCTCCTGGCTGGCCTGGAGTGTCCAAAGGCTCAGCTGGAGGCCCGGGCCTTGCAGGACTTCCTGCGAAGCATCCCCTCCAAGCTCCTCGTCAACGACCTCTACGAGGACTGGATGGCCGCCATGCGGAGGAccagcaaggaggagaagatgGCAGAGCTGAAAGCGTAAGCgtgggcagcagcctgcctgttGAGCAGGAGCCCTGAGCGCTGGCCGAGAGCACCTGGAGAGCTGCGCGACACAGCCGCCGCCTCCCACCTGCCTCGGGCGAGCCTGGGGGATGGCTGTGGGCAGCATCTGCTCCATGAACCTTGCGTTCCTGTTCCCTCAGGGTGGCCGAGAAGCTGCCCGCGGCCAACGTCCTCCTCCTGAAGcggctgctctccctcctccggCGCATCGCCCGCAGCGCGGGCACCAGCAGGATGAGCTCCAGCAACCTGGCCATCTGCATGGGGCCAAGCCTGCTGAGCCCACCGCACGAGGACCTGCTCCCGCTGGAGGCCATGCTGGAGGCGACCGAGAAGGTACGCTGTCTGGCCCTGCTGGCTGCGGCCTTCCCGGCCCGTCCCATCCTCCGAGCTTGGCTGCTCAGAGGTCTctggctgcctcctgcctggaGCGAGGGTCGGGAGTGGGAAAGGCCGCTTGCTCGGCCCCGTTTTCCGGCAGCTGGCTTGAGAGCAAGGCTTTGATGTGTGCAGGTGAAGGTGCTGGTGGAGTTCCTGGTGGAGAACTGCAGGGAACTCTTTGGGGAGGAGACCGCTGAGCTTTGCTGTCCAGCAGCCGAGGAGTCGCCagcccccaggcagagctcccgAGGTAAGCGGAGGGACCGAGGCTTGTCACAGCCTGGGGCTCGGGACGCCAGAACCCTCGGCGTCGTTCCTGGCGGGGCTGGGCAGCGAGCGTCGCCCTCGGAGCCCCGCTTGTCCCCTGGCCTCTCTTGGGCCGCTGCCTCTCGGGGCACGAGCGCTTTGTTTTGCTCGGCAAGGTGAGCCGAAGCGGGCAGACAGGGCAGCCgagggctgagcccagcagtGGCGTAGGGCTTCGGCGGGCTTTGGCCGGAGCTGGTTTCTCCTTCCCAGAAGTCCCTCACCGTGCTGCACGTGCTTTTTCTTTCGAGGCCCGCGTTTGGCAGAGCAAAGCGTCCCTGCGGTCAGAGCAGAGCCCGAGCGTCAGGCAGATGCCTCGCCGCGCACGCCCGCCTCTCTAGAGCTCGGTGTCCTCCGAGAAGCCGGGGGAGATACGGTGGTGGGGTCTGACGCGGGAGAGGTAGGTCAGGTCCCCAAAGCCCGTGACAGCGTCTCTGGTGTGGGAGGGGAGTTTCTGGAGAGGCCAAGTGGCTGCTGTgcccctgcctggcagcagagctgctgcgggTTTGGGCGATTCCTCCGGCGCCCGGGATGGGCCGTGGTAACGAAAACTGGCACGCTTGTTTCTCAAAGGCACTGGGCATGTGCTCCAGCAAACCAAATGCCCACAAAACACCGTCggaagggcagaggggagcagccGCTGACTTCCGAGGGCTTTTGCCCAGGTCCTACTTCCTATCAGAGCTTCATCGAGTCTCTTTGGagggggcgggtgggggggggggggggcgctgtGCGGACCGTGGCGGATGCAAAGCAGCCAAAGggctctcctctgcagagctgaggtAGCGATTTGTCCGGGAGCTGCTTACGGCTCCGGGTCATCTCTTGCCACCTGCTACCTCCGACTTTTCTGTTGTAGGCACCTCCGGCTTTGCCTCCGAGCACCCCCGAGAGCGCGGCAGACTCCCCGGGGCGCCCCGAAGAACTGGCGAGCCTTTCAAGGGAAAGAAGGTAAACTGAGCCGGTTGTGGTTCGAATGGGAACGGACTCCAGCGGATGGTGGCTTTCCCTCGCTGATACCTCTGTGGGATGGAAAGGTTTGCAGGCTCTCCCCAGGccgagggaaaaagaagagagcgAAAGAGGAAACAGGCCTGGGGGGAGGAGAGTGAAAGCCCCGTGGAAGagacgaggaggaagaagagggcagAAGTTTCTGGGGCTGGAccaaagagaagaggcaggagggtgcaggaggCCAGGAGGCCCACGTGGAAGagacgaggaggaagaagagggcagAAGTTTCTGGGGCTGGAccaaagagaagaggcaggagggtgcaggaggCCAGGAGGCCCAGGTGTGTACCAGGCTCTGCCGCCCATCTTTGCCACGAACGGTTCCTCGTGAAGGGTGTGCCCCAAGGAGAGGGGAACAAAGCCCTGCCTCGTCCTGCCCTTCTGGCTTTATGGGAGCTTTCTGACTCTGTTGTTGCAGGTGCCGATTCATTTTCCCTGGCTGAAGCGCTGTGAGTCCTGGGCCCCCGCAGCTGTTGTCCACAAATAAAATGATCTTTTGTCTCTTCGGACTGTGCCTCCTGCCGTGGGATATTCGGGAGTGGGGAGCTGTGGTCTGGGGATGAATTGTCAGGGAGGAGTCTGGGATCGTCCCTTGTCCCAGCACCCTTTGCAGCAGGCATCAGGGCCGAGTGGAGGCGCTTTAGGAGGGAAACTGTaatgggtttgcgtggcaaggttttggcagcgggggggggccTACagcggtggcttctgtgagaagctgctagaagcttcccccgtgtccgatagagccaatgccggccggctctaagacggacccgccgccggccaaggccgagcccatcagcgacggtGGTAGCGCCtatgggataacatagttaagaagggaaaaaacccccctagcgggagcttttgcagccggagagaggagtgaggagatgtgagaaactctgcagacaccaaggtcagtgcagaaggagggggaggaggcgctccaggcgccggagcagagattcccctgcagcccgtggagaagaccatggtgaggcaggctgtccccctgcagcccacggaggaaggatgatggggagcagagattccacctgcagcccgtggaggaccccacgccggagcaggtggaggcacccacaggaggctgtgaccccgtgggaagcccgcgctggagcaggctcctggcgggacctgtggccccgtggagagaggagcccacgccggagcaggtttgctggcaggacttgtgaccccgtgggggacccacgctggagcagtctcttccggaaggtctgcaccccgtgggagggaccccacgctggagcagttggtgaagaactgcagcccgtgggaaggactcctgtgggagaagttggtggaggactgcctgccgtgggagggaccccacgctggagcaggggcagagtgtgaggagtcctccccctgaggaggaaggagcggcagagacaccgtgtgatgaactgaccacaacccccattccccgtccccctctgccgcggccggggaggagggagaggaatcgggagtaaagttaagcccgggaaggagggaggggtgggaggaggtgtttgaaggtttggttttatttctcattgccctactctgttttgcttgataataaatgagatgacttttttttccaagttggGTCggttttgcccgtgacggtaattagcgacTGATCTCTCCCCGTCCTCATCTCCACCCACGAGCCTCTCGCTACATTTTCTCTGCCCTGTCCGGTTGAGGAGGGGAGCGATcgagcagctttggtgggtcGGCCGCAAAAGAAACCCACCCCAGAACCCCAAGCAGAGAGTCCCAGAGGGGAGGGTGGACGTTGGAAAGGACCTGTGGAGGTCCTTGGGTCCAACATCTGCTCAGGCAGGCTCCCCTAGAGCAGCTTGCCCAGGACCTCGTCCTCTGGAGCTTTGAGTATCTCCCGGGAGGAGCGCCGGGAGGGGAGCGCAAGGGCAGGACGTAGGCAGGGCACGATGGCCAGGAAGGGCTCGAGGTCCCTACGCAGCCGCCGTCCCCTGCAGCCATCCTCCTTGCGCGCTGATTGTCGGGCAGTTTCCTCAGACCCGCTTCGCTCACGGCAAGGGCAGAGATTAACTGCCACGCCGGGCGCTCTAAATGCCTCAGCTCACCCAAAAAGCTTTGGAAgcggctccagcagcagccgggcTGCCGAGGCTTCGGTGCATGCCCGTGTGATGCAGGGGACGCCCGCACCATTCTGTGTTTGGAAGCGTTATCACCGTCGGCTCGGCAGCCCTTTTGCTTGTAAGCGCACGTGTTGCAAGTTATGAGTTACAAATTACAGCTGTGACTTAGAGAACTTGTAACTTTGAAACCTAATGAATGAATTGGCGAAGGAGTGAATCCACACGTCAGACTGGTCTGGACAAAGTGGATGTAGCCCTTGGTTGCCAttcttctttgtgtgttttatgAACTCATAGACTAGAGTTGAATTTATGGAGTACGTTGTCCTACCAATGTGAGAGATCCAAACAGACCACGACGCTGCGCAGTCCAGAAGCAGCTTCCTCCTGTTGCTTGGCACGGTCTGCTGGACAGGGTGGGTGCTATTTACTGGTTTGAGCAGCTCTACAGaaagctgctcagcagtagccaacGCACCCCTTGGGTTCTCAAGGCTGTTTGCAGCACAGATGCAAAGCACAGCCCCGTAGCAGCTCCTGGGAAGAAATGTCCTGATGCAGCTCATCCAACGGTTGCATTTCAGGACTTCTGCTGCTCCCTCTTTAAACTCTGCTGGCCTTCGCTGGGCTACGGCGGCAGCACTTCAGGCTGGTCTAGGTTCTGCCAATCGTCCTGGGGCATGAACGGTCCTAGCGAGACCAGCCTTCAGACATCCCAGGCCCTGGAGACCTGCCCGGCGGGGGGAAGGCTGGAGCAAAGAAGAGGTGCCCTCCGTGCAAGAGGCTCCGGCAGGATGAGGTGTCAGAGGATGAGATTAGAGAAGACTTGAGCAAAGCGGGGAGGCAGAAGACGTCCCTGTCGGGCCCCCACGGGGTGCACCCTCAAGTGCCGAGGGGGCTGGCAGGTGGCCTTGCGAGGCCCCTCCACAAGGGAGATGcgcctgaggactggaagaaagcaaagagcccATGGGCTGAGGAGCAGCGCAGTGGCCGGGAAAGCGGCCGAGCGGCCGGCCCCAGGGGGTGGTGGCCGGTGGCACCAAGTCGAGTCGGAGGCCAGGGAGGAGCGGTGAGCCGCGAGGCAAGGGGCAgtgccagcaggtggaggcaggtgGTCCTCGCCCcgggctgtgccctgctctgggctccccagtgcaaggCAGCCATGGCCATCCTGGAGAGAACCCTcagcccagtgcccccccagtgcccctccCACTTTCCGTTGGGCTCCCAGCGTTGGTCAGTTGGAGCCAACAGCCCGCAGAGACAGCAGCacggagctgtgctggctgcgAGGAGGCAGGATCTGGCCGAGCAGCCACTAGCACCGGCACCGGCGGCCCGCTTCCCATCCTCGCCATCGCCGGCTGGCGCGAGTCCTTGGTGCCCGGCGAGGGGCCTCCTGTCCCGGGCGCGATGGGCCAGGCCAACTGCTGCTGCGGCTCCAGGTAGGCTCCCCGGGCGGCTTGGGGACACGCGGGCACGGCCgggccccgcagcagcagcagcagcagcagcagcagcagcagcagcagcctttctcATGCCCGCCGCTCGCTGCTCCGCAGGGAGGCTCTCAGCGAGGCCGAGGCGGTGCTGAGCGCGGACGTGCAGCTGAGCCGGGGCCGCGAGAGGAGCGCGAGgcgccttctcctcctccaagaCGAGCTGGTGGTGGCCAAGTTGCAGTAAGAGCCTCAGCGCCCCGCTGCCTTTGCCCCATGCCTGACCCCGGCACCATTGCAGGGACACCCgggcaccagccccaggccccgGGACCTTGGTGCTGGACGCATCGATCCACGTCCGTGCCAAGGGCAGGTGGGGGAGCCCGAGGAGGCCACCTCCATGCAGCTCCCCGCCTTCCCCTGCTCTCCGCAGAGGTGGCACCAGCCTGCGCCCACAGCTGCGCCTGGCCCTggagcagctgtgggtgctgagcgGCAGGAaggaggcggcgggggaggaagaagaggaggagcaggaaggcagcGGCGTGGACAGGAGCTCCCTCGTCTTCGTCTGGCCCAGCGGCTCCTGCATTGCCACTTTCGGGCGAGTTGTGCTCCACGGGGCTTCGTCCTGCCCCGTCTCCTTGCccatggggcagggctgtgccggcGCCCGCCTCTGCCcacgggctggggggcagcggggcctgacgctctttctcctcctctctgtctGCAGCTCCCGGGCACTGAAGGAGCTGTggctgggcacactgctggggtGAGCCGGGGGAGGGATGCTCCGGGCGCAGCCCGACGGGGGAAGacagctccccagctggggagaggTGCCCCCGCGGCACCCCCCGACAAGAGAGAAGAGGTGTCTTGGGGCTCAGCCggccctctccctgtcccttctTGTGGCACAGGGCACCCGAAGGAGCCGCGAAAGTGCGGGTGACCCGTCTCCCATCGCTCCAAGTcctggagaaggagctgaggCGCCGCCGTGCCGTGAGTGTCTCTCTGGCCTGGGCTCTGTCCCCGAGCGAGCGCTGGTCCTGCAGCTGCCGAGCAGCAGAGGCacggctgctcagctcctcgcCCTCTTTCTCGCTTGGCCAGGGGAGGACATTCAGCGCCAGGAgcctggagaggctgctggagggcCAGGCCAAGGTGAGAGCGGCGGCCTTTTGGCCACCTCTGGCTGTGCCGCCGTGTGCGGCGAGCGGAGCGAGCTCGTGCGGGacagagggctggagggagggagggtgccGCGGTGCCACTCAGGGAGCGGAGAGGCTTGGGGAGCCCCCAGGAACGCCGGCACGTCCCGGCTGTTGGCGCTGGGAGGAAACCCGCCGCGCGGGGCAGAGAGCCCGGGAGAGCGGAGGGTCCCGGCTCTGCCGCGCGCGGGCTGCCGGTGCCGGGGGGCAGCTGGCTGGTGGCCCTttctgctgtggggctgccctcTAAGCACAGCCTGCTTCTTGCAGGCCGATCGCAAGCAAGGGCTCGCGCCGGTCCCGTCCGGCGACGCGGGGGCACGCTGCCGCTCAGCAGGTGAGTATTGGAGAGCAAGGCCAGCTCCTGCAACCGACCGGCTGAGCTGTGCTCACTTGTCCCTTGAGTGTCGCCATGCAGGTGCGGTAGCCCGAGGGAGGACGTCGGCGGGAGGAGCAAGGACACCCGCTGGGCAGCGGCCGCTGGATGTGGTTctgcggggacagggagcctctgctgctgctgctgctgctgctgctgccccggggctTGGCAGGGCGAGGGCTGGGCCGGGCTGTCCCGGTGGCACGCCGGCTCTCGGGAGCCTCCGAGCGAGCCAGAGCCGCGGTTCCGGCCGCTGGctccctgccccccctgccGCACCGCTCAGCGCTGcgctgcagggcagggcagggcagggcaggctccGGGAGCGCTGGCCTGGCGGTCTCCATTGAGGGGCTCgtgctctcttttcctttgcagcaggagggagcagctgcagcagcaggaacaggaggaggacacggctgccctggccctttGCTCTGCGGCGCAGCCCGGCCGCTGCCCAGGCGCCAGGGCAGgcgggctgcggctgcagcaGGGCGCTCTTtggccagcccctggcagccgTCTGCGGGGAGGAGGGCACGCTGCCCCGGCCCATCCAGGTAAGGCAGCCTGGAcagggggtccccagccctccaGGTGCTCCGTAGAGGCTGTGGGTGTCCCCGGGAGCTGCGGGGAGGAGGGCCTGGGCACTTCAGCCCCAGCAAGGAGCCAGGTCTGGGGCAGCGCTCTGGCCGGCGCTGTTGGAAGGCAGCTCCGCAGGCAAGCAAGcgtcctcctgcctctcctgcaggagctgctggctgtcctgcagcaggaagggcCATCGACGGAGGGGATATTCCGGCAAGCTGCCAGCGTGACAGCGCTTCGGGAGCTGCGGGAGGCCCTGGACCGCGGTGCAGAGGTGGAGCTGGGAAGGCAGCCGGCGCTGCTGCTGGCTATCCTCTTGAAGGTGAGCGCTTGGGAGCTGCCGCCGGAGGAGCTCCTGGCTGGCCTGGAGTGTCCAAAGGCTCAGCTGGAGGCCCGGGCCTTGCAGGACTTCCTGCGAAGCATCCCCTCCAAGCTCCTCGTCAACGACCTCTACGAGGACTGGATGGCCGCCATGCGGAGGAccagcaaggaggagaagatgGCAGAGCTGAAAGCGTAAGCgtgggcagcagcctgcctgttGAGCAGGAGCCCTGAGCGCTGGCCGAGAGCACCTGGAGAGCTGCGCGACACAGCCGCCGCCTCCCACCTGCCTCGGGCGAGCCTGGGGGATGGCTGTGGGCAGCATCTGCTCCATGAACCTTGCGTTCCTGTTCCCTCAGGGTGGCCGAGAAGCTGCCCGCGGCCAACGTCCTCCTCCTGAAGcggctgctctccctcctccggCGCATCGCCCGCAGCGCGGGCACCAGCAGGATGAGCTCCAGCAACCTGGCCATCTGCATGGGGCCAAGCCTGCTGAGCCCACCGCACGAGGACCTGCTCCCGCTGGAGGCCATGCTGGAGGCGACCGAGAAGGTACGCTGTCTGGCCCTGCTGGCTGCGGCCTTCCCGGCCCGTCCCATCCTCCGAGCTTGGCTGCTCAGAGGTCTctggctgcctcctgcctggaGCGAGGGTCGGGAGTGGGAAAGGCCGCTTGCTCGGCCCCGTTTTCCGGCAGCTGGCTTGAGAGCAAGGCTTTGATGTGTGCAGGTGAAGGTGCTGGTGGAGTTCCTGGTGGAGAACTGCAGGGAACTCTTTGGGGAGGAGACCGCTGAGCTTTGCTGTCCAGCAGCCGAGGAGTCGCCagcccccaggcagagctcccgAGGTAAGCGGAGGGACCGAGGCTTGTCACAGCCTGGGGCTCGGGACGCCAGAACCCTCGGCGTCGTTCCTGGCGGGGCTGGGCAGCGAGCGTCGCCCTCGGAGCCCCGCTTGTCCCCTGGCCTCTCTTGGGCCGCTGCCTCTCGGGGCACGAGCGCTTTGTTTTGCTCGGCAAGGTGAGCCGAAGCGGGCAGACAGGGCAGCCgagggctgagcccagcagtGGCGTAGGGCTTCGGCGGGCTTTGGCCGGAGCTGGTTTCTCCTTCCCAGAAGTCCCTCACCGTGCTGCACGTGCTTTTTCTTTCGAGGCCCGCGTTTGGCAGAGCAAAGCGTCCCTGCGGTCAGAGCAGAGCCCGAGCGTCAGGCAGATGCCTCGCCGCGCACGCCCGCCTCTCT
The DNA window shown above is from Grus americana isolate bGruAme1 chromosome 3, bGruAme1.mat, whole genome shotgun sequence and carries:
- the LOC129204600 gene encoding uncharacterized protein LOC129204600, which translates into the protein MAILERTLSPVPPPVPLPLSVGLPALVSWSQQPAETAARSCAGCEEAGSGRAATSTGTGGPLPILAIAGWRESLVPGEGPPVPGAMGQANCCCGSRGGTSLRPQLRLALEQLWVLSGRKEAAGEEEEEEQEGSGVDRSSLVFVWPSGSCIATFGSRALKELWLGTLLGAPEGAAKVRVTRLPSLQVLEKELRRRRAVSVSLAWALSPSERWSCSCRAAEARLLSSSPSFSLGQGRTFSAGSLERLLEGQAKADRKQGLAPVPSGDAGARCRSAGARALFSFAAGGSSCSSRNRRRTRLPWPFALRRSPAAAQAPGQAGCGCSRALFGQPLAAVCGEEGTLPRPIQELLAVLQQEGPSTEGIFRQAASVTALRELREALDRGAEVELGRQPALLLAILLKDFLRSIPSKLLVNDLYEDWMAAMRRTSKEEKMAELKAVAEKLPAANVLLLKRLLSLLRRIARSAGTSRMSSSNLAICMGPSLLSPPHEDLLPLEAMLEATEKVKVLVEFLVENCRELFGEETAELCCPAAEESPAPRQSSRGPRLAEQSVPAVRAEPERQADASPRTPASLELGVLREAGGDTVVGSDAGEAPPALPPSTPESAADSPGRPEELASLSRERRFAGSPQAEGKRRERKRKQAWGEESESPVEETRRKKRAEVSGAGPKRRGRRVQEARRPTWKRRGGRRGQKFLGLDQREEAGGCRRPGGPGVYQALPPIFATNGSS
- the LOC129204602 gene encoding T-cell activation Rho GTPase-activating protein-like, with amino-acid sequence FSFAAGGSSCSSRNRRRTRLPWPFALRRSPAAAQAPGQAGCGCSRALFGQPLAAVCGEEGTLPRPIQELLAVLQQEGPSTEGIFRQAASVTALRELREALDRGAEVELGRQPALLLAILLKDFLRSIPSKLLVNDLYEDWMAAMRRTSKEEKMAELKAVAEKLPAANVLLLKRLLSLLRRIARSAGTSRMSSSNLAICMGPSLLSPPHEDLLPLEAMLEATEKVKVLVEFLVENCRELFGEETAELCCPAAEESPAPRQSSRGPRLAEQSVPAVRAEPERQADASPRTPASLELGVLREAGGDTVVGSDAGEAPPALPPSTPESAADSPGRPEELASLSRERRFAGSPQAEGKRRERKRKQAWGEESESPVEETRRKKRAEVSGAGPKRRGRRVQEARRPTWKRRGGRRGQKFLGLDQREEAGGCRRPGGPGVYQALPPIFATNGSS
- the LOC129205313 gene encoding uncharacterized protein LOC129205313: MGQANCCCGSRGGTSLRPQLRLALEQLWVLSGRKEAAGEEEEEEQEGSGVDRSSLVFVWPSGSCIATFGSRALKELWLGTLLGAPEGAAKVRVTRLPSLQVLEKELRRRRAVSVSLAWALSPSERWSCSCRAAEARLLSSSPSFSLGQGRTFSARSLERLLEGQAKADRKQGLAPVPSGDAGARCRSAGAVARGRTSAGGARTPAGQRPLDVVLRGQGASAAAAAAAAAPGLGRARAGPGCPGGTPALGSLRASQSRGSGRWLPAPPAAPLSAALQGRAGQGRLRERWPGGLH